In the genome of Agelaius phoeniceus isolate bAgePho1 chromosome 31, bAgePho1.hap1, whole genome shotgun sequence, the window AGAAAGTGCAGTGGTTCCTTTGGACGTGGGCCTTTGAACAGCACATTACCAGGGATTAGGGAAAGCTCTGAAGGGGATTAAGATTTCACTCAAAGGCTCCTTCCCACCAGCCTTCAAAGCTCCTTTTCCTCCAGAGCCTGGGAAGGATCTGCACCCCCGTGGGTACCAAAGAGCAGACCCAGCTGCATCCACCTCCCAGGCCTGTCCCAGCCACCCCAGGCTCGCTGTTCCACccctgaggaggctgcaggCCCAGAAAGGTTTGAGAATCCCTGAAAGGTTTGGGATTCCCACTCTCCTTCCTGTACAGAGCAGTGCAGCAAAGCCCCTGGGAGCAGCGTGGCacgggcagctctgctgggcgagctggcactgggtgggcaccagaggctgcagcctgccctgggtCTCTGTTTCAGCACcttggctgctgggctggcagcagggcaggaatgagCCCAAAGTGGCACAGGAGCAGATGCTACAATGTGGAGAGACAGGAGAAATTTGTTTTTCCCACTTAACCAAGGACTGGATGGCCTTTGAGGGCTCATCATGGcctgtcctagggtgacattCCCTAAACCAGGACATGGCCTTTCAGGAGTTAAAGAGAACTTGTTAATATTATGGACAAACTCTTTTTACATGGACAGATAATGATGATTCAAGGAGAAATGGTTTTAAAGCAAAAGAGGGAAGATTTACactggatattgggaagaaattgttccctgtgagggtggggaggccctggcacagagaagctgtggctgccccattcctggcagtgcccaaggccaggttggacagggctcggagcaacctgggatagtggaaggtgtccctgccatggcagggatgggatgagatgagcCATGAGGGCTCTTCCCACCCAAACATTTCTGGGATTCTCAGACTCCTGTGGACTCCCCTCAGTGCTTCACAGCCATCTGCAGAGGATCCCTCCACCTTGCAGGGACCAAGGTGGTTCATTATTTCCAGCCAGCTCTGGAGTGACCaacctgctccatccctccaaGGCCCTgttccagcacacacacagagcccttgCACTGTGTGACTGACACCCACACCTTGCTGACACACTGAAGGGGTGCCAGGAGAATTTCTGCCTGGCCAGAAACAACATTGCTGCCATTCATTTTGCTCCTCAGGGATTTTAAACTCGCCACGGGGCTATGTCCCCACTCCCTGTGACCCTGTGcaccctcccttccctgctttccatccatccatcatccatctgTCCGTCCatccgtccgtccatccatccatccatccgtccatccatccatccatccatcatccatccatccatccatcatccatccatcatccatccatcatccatccatccatccatcatccatccatcatccatccatcatccatcatccatccatcatccatcatccatccatccatccatccatccatccatccatccatccatcatccatccatccatccatccatccgtccgtccgtccatcatccatccatccatccatccatccatccatcatccatccatccatcatccatccatccatccatccatccatccatccatccatcatccatccatccatccatccatccatccatccatccatccatcatccatccatccatccatccatccatccatcatccatcatccatccatccatccatccatccatccatccatccatccatcatccatccatccatcctccatccatcatccatccatccatccatcatccatccatccccacatccatccatccatccatcatccatcatccatccatccatccatccatcatccatccatccatccatccatcatccatccatccatccatccatcatccatccatccatcatccatccatccatccatcatccatccatccccacatccatccatccatcatccatccatccatccatccatcatccatgcatccatcatccatccatccatccccacatccatccatccatccatcatccatcatccatccatccatccatccatcatccatccatccatcatccatccatcatccatccatcatccatccatccatcatccatccatcatccatccatccatccatccatccatcatccatccatccatccatccatcatccatccatccatcatccatccatcatccatccatccatccatcatccatccatccatcatccatccatccatccatccatcatccatccatcatccatccatccatccatcatccatccatcatccatccatccatccatccatcatccatccatccccacatccatccatccatccatccatccatcatccatccatccatccatccatcatccatccatccatcatccatccatccatccatccatccatccatccatcatccatccatccatccatccatccatcatccatccatccatcatccatccatcatccatccatccatccatccatccatccatccatccatcatccatccatcatccatccatccatccatccatccatccatccatccatccatccatccatccatccatccatccatcctctcCTCCCACAAGCACATTCCTTACAAGAGCTGGCCCGTGCAGATTTTAGTGCCATCAAGGGGCCCTGAAGAGCTCTCAAGGCTCACACAGGCACTCTCAGGAGCCTGTTTTGAGCTGAAAAGAGGCCAGTCAGGAACATTTGGGAAGAGCTCTGACCCTGCCAGTGCCAATCGGGATCTCCAGTCCCATCCTTACACAGCTCTGTGCAAACTTCCCACGTCTGAGGAGAGGCTGCACAAAGCACTGCACACATTTGTGCACAGCCTCCAGAAGAGGCTAAAGCTGCTTTCTAAATCCTCCTCCAAGGGACTGCAGTCTCATTAGGatgcacacacagaggcagGAGCGTTTCCAGCCCCGTGTTGTctccaccaccagcaccacctACACTCTCAGCAACACCAACACCCATGGATGCTCCCGGttccagctgggtgcagcaggtTTTACAGGTATGCAGCAAACCTCCTGTTCCCTCTCTGCCCAATCCTCCCACACTGAGAGAAACTCTAAACTCTCAAACAACACTGACTCCCAGCTCTCAACGGCTGCTAATTGCCAATTCTGCTTCAAAGGGAGCTTCCGAGCCGGCACTTTAGGGGCAGTgtttgggaagctgcagcagcattccTCAAGCGTCAGAGGTTTCCtggccaggagggagggggTGATACCCCCGTGCCTGCACTGAGCTGAGCTCGGGGAGGGGAACAGGACAGCACAGATTAATCCCAAGTAACTGGGAAGTGGCCCAGCTGAGCCAAGGCAGGCAAGGATGAgacagggatgcagggagaCAGATGGTTGTGcgcatttattttcctttgataAAAATGGTGTATGCAAATTacacagccatggaggctcCTGGGAAATACCACCCTGCTGGTCCTAGGGAGGCTCTTGGACAGTCTGAACATTCAAACACACCAGAATGGAAGGGGGGTGGAGGATGGATCTAAACTGGGAAGAACATGAACTTCCAACATTTTCCAGTGAAGCGAAAAGACCGTTAGCTTATTTCTCCATTTCCTTTTTAGTTTTCACACTTGTACAAATGAACCCACTGAGCACAGGAGTCAATGCCCCTGGACACCTCTGACCAGGAACCACACGACTTGGGCAGAAACACACCTTCCAAACACCTTCCTCTGCACAGCACCTTCAACTCAAGCTCAAGAACAGCACACCTGGTCACTGCACACCCCTGGGTTCCATTACACCACCCCCAAGGTGTAAAGAGGCCACACTTCAAATGCAGGTTTCTCACCCATTAACCCTCTGCCAGGAGATTGGAGGCACCTGTGAGTGAGGGACATGGGCTCGGTTCATCCCAGGAAACATTAAGACAAATGACATCAGAAATTCTCAGgtaatttcaattttttcttttgatccATTCCCAATAAGACACTGAGAGAAATAACCAATCCCCAAACTTGGctcaattttttaaatatttgcctGAAAGGAGGGCTAGGGGAAGGAATCATGTACAGTTAAAATCAAGCTACTCAAAACACAATCATTCAGGTAAGTAACTAGAAGTATCGCCTCTACCAtctagagagagagagaagagtgTCTGAGACAGGgcatatttaggaaaaaatacacATCTGAAGTCTCTGTGGCCACGATGAGAACTGGAATCCACATACAAGCCAGTTAAAGAGCATTTCAACATGAAATCTTAACTTAGTAGGAAGGTCAGGGTTAAGCTGtatctttttgttttaaatacatGGACAGCTGTCAGATATGAAAATGATGGCGGGCTTTCCGGAAAGATCCCCTGTGCATGTGTATGGATGCATGTGCTGACGtctgtggggcagcaggacagaGTTTAGGAAGGCTGAGAGCCCAGCAGTCTCTCGATAGCTGCGTTGATGTCCCCACCGGTGGCGATGAGCGCCTGCAGATTGGCCTCACGGTTGATGAAGCCCATGGCattgagctgctccagctgctgttgGAATCGCACTTCGGGACTCTGCGCCTGCGAGGGGAAGGACACGGAGCCTGGGGTCAGAGAGAACACACGGAGCAcagagagagcacagagagagcacagagagagcacacagagcctggggtcagagagcacacacagagcacagagagagcacagagagagcacacacagagcctggggtcagacagcacacacagagcacatagagagcacacacagagcctggggtcagagagcacacacagagcacacacagagcacacacagagcacacacagagcctggggtcacagagcacacacagagcacagagagagcacagagagagcacacacagagcctggggtcagagagcacacacagagcacacacagagcacacacagagcacacacagagcctggggtcacagagcacacacagagcacagagagagcacagagagagcacagagagagcCTGGGgtcacagagcacacacagagcacacacagagcacacacagagcctggggtcagagagcacacacagagcacagagagagcacagagagagcacagagagagcacagagagagcCTGGGGTCagacagcacacacagagcacacacagagcacacacagagcctggggtcagagagcacacacagagcacagagagagcacagagagagcacagagagagcacagagagagcCTGGGGTCagacagcacacacagagcacacacagagcacacacagagcctggggtcagacagcacacacagagcacacagagagcacagagagagcacacacagagcctggggtCAGAGagaacacacagagcacacacagagcacacacagagcacacacagagcctggggtcagagagcacacacagagcacacacggagcacacacagagcacacagagcctggggtcagagagcacagagagagcacagagagagcacagagagagcacagagagagcacagagagagcacacacagagcctgggatcagagagcacacacagagcacagagagagcacagagagagcacacacagagcctggggtcagacagcacacacagagcacacagagagcacagagagagcCTGGGGTCAGAGagaacacacagagcacacacagagcctggggtcacagagcacacacagagcacacacagagcacacatgggctctgcagtcacagagcacacacagagcacacatgggctctgcagtcacagagcacacacagagcctggggtcacagagcacacacagagagcacacacagagcactcagagcctggagcagtcagagagcacacacagagcacacacagatcCTGGAgtcagagcacacacagagcacacatgggctctgcagtcacagagcacacacagagcctggggtcagagagcacacacagagcacacacagagcacacacagagcacacacagagcacacatgggctctgcagtcacagagcacacacagagcctgcagtCACAGAGCACATGCAGCATCCCAACacgggcactgccagcagcccgTGCAGGAACCCCAAGCTCAGCTTCAGGGTCGTGTGGGGACAGTCTCCATGTCCCCCTGGGatgtggcacagcagccacaccaGAGTCTGGTTCTGTACTGacagaggcagcagtgcaggcagaAGGATCTCCAGCACGCTGAGCTTAAACCTCTTAAAGGTTCAACACCCCAAAGGATCAGCCAGACCCCAACACCAAACCTGGCCTAGAGCACCACAGCCACAAGAGACTGTTGGGGACCACATCCCCTGAGTGGGGTGAGGTGAGGACCCCCCTGGAGAgctccctgcccatgccagcACCCCCTGGGGGTTACGTACTTGAGAGCTTCCTCCGGCCAGCAGCTGGATCATCTGCTGCATGAGCTGCTGTTGAGGGTTACCAcccccagctggagaggcactGGCCGGCGTCGAAGCAGAGGGAACGGGGTTCTCCGGGATTGTGCTTCCTCCTGTGGAGGACGGGGGCATCCGGGGCATGCCGAAGGAGCCAAGGCTGCAGAGGAAGGCAGGGCATGCTCAGGGTGGCATTGGGCACCTCCCCAGAGCGGGGCAGCCAGCAGgaacagccaggctggccctcACTGAAGGCCCTGCTATAGGGCAGCTCTGCAAACTGAACCAGCTGCATCCATGTTCTGGTCACGCCTGGAACTGGGAGTGAGCAGAAGCCTGCAGAGAACTGCTGTGATGGAGCAGGACCGTGGTGACAGTAAGCAGAGAGCTGAGGACTGCCAGTAGATcagcctgccccagcacagccacccagccttgtgtctgtgtctgtccaTCTCATACTGCTCTCCAGAGATAGAACTCTTGAGTTCGGTCCACACTAAATGCAGCAAACAAAGGACGGGGGAAGGACCAAGTGCATTCCAAACCTTTTCTCCAAAAACAAAGGGTCAAGGACTTCCCAGTGAAGGACAAGCAAGCAGCAAGTGCTAATGAGCTTGCTCAGAGGGGCCAGCACAAGTCCCTATGACAGACTGCCCTAAGCAGATCCCCTGGATGAatgcagagccagctctgcctgctggtcTCTGGGCACAGCAGTTCTGCTCTGGAGCGCTCCGTACCTTGGCACTAATCCGGGGGCCTCCGTCTGCAGCGTCTGGAGCCCCTGCTGGATCTGGAGCAGGGCCTGCATGGCGCGGGGGTTGGTGAGGATGGACAGCGAGTCCGGGTTCTGCATCTGGGGAGCAAGGCAGAGACACACACGGTACCAACCAGCGAGAGCtcaggcagccagagctgcagcactgccacacCTGGGCCGGCGCCAAGCTGCACCTCCTGCccgcagccagggctgcccttggTGCCTGGATCCTCCTCCAAGGCTCCAGACTGCAGGGCtcacctgcagggacactcacagAGCTCACATCAGTTTCCTAAAGGAACTGGGTGAATCAGATTAGAAGTGGGGACACATGCCTTTGGATTCTGATTTACCTGAGAACAGCTGCTCTAGCACAATGAACTGTGTCATTTGTGTAAACTCAACACAGTGAGGGAGTGTCTACATAGGGTTCCAAGTAAGCCTGAATTGGAGTCCACCTTTCAGTAATTGAGGTGAGTTAATTCAGACCACCTTGTCTAACCATGTTCTTCCTCCTGTGCAACCCCCTTCCTCGCTCAGCCCGGCCCCCCAAGCCCACATGCTTCCTCCTAGTGCACTCAACCAGCAGCTGAGATCCTGCCTGTGCCACAGTGGGGGAGAAGCTCTGGAGCCaggggctgagggcagcacagggccagCCAGAGGCCTTTACCTGCTGCAAGAAGACAGGGAGCTGAAGGCGGAGCTGTTCTTGAAGCTGTGGATTCCCAGCAAAGAGGGGGACATTTACCATGATCTAGCAAGAGACAGCACATGTAGGTAGGGTCAGAGGGTTGCTGCCACTTGCTGTTAAACCCTATGCAACTAAGCCATGAAGAACAGGTCACTCCTGGGGCCCCTGACTCCCTCCCTGGGCTTTCAACATGCTGCCCTGCTATGGGGGAATCAAAATGGGACAGCTCAATTCCTGACAGCAGTGCTGGACAGGGGCCACTTGGCCACAGGCAAAGAGAAGGGCCATTCCCATGTCCCTCTGAGAGCCACCTCTTGTGTTAGGGGCTCTGCAAAAcacactgggctcagagctggggctgccttcTGGCTATTGAGAAACACAACCAGACTGTGTATTCACTCTGCTCCAGTGTCTGCAGGAGGAACCAGTCTGACCCCAGCAGCAGACTGACACCTCACACTGAGCTCATGGCCTGCCTGGCAACAGCAGACACCTGCAACACTTTTACCTGTGCCGCAAAGTCCGGGTTCTGGGCAAGAGTTTGCATCATGCTCCGCATGTAGGGGGCAGAGATCATATTCTGCATCAATTGAGGGTTTTCAGAAATCTGCTGCAGGAGTCCTTGCATCTCTGGGCTGTTGAACATGCCTGCAAGGGGAAGGGAAGACAAAACACAATGTGACAGGTGACAGCACTGCCTGTACTCCAtcccccagccagcagcaaacAGGGCTGTGGACAGCCATGgcagtgccctgctggccaccctcctgctcctgagagcttcagggagagcagagctcccaAAGGAACCATCCAACAAATGCATCAGAGTAACTCATTGGTTTCTGCAAGTAGGCTAGGCCCATTCCTCTGAATAACAGCCACAAACAGGGCTTAAATGCCAGAGGAACCAGCCCTCCAAGGAAGCCTGGGTGACCTGcaccctccagctcctcccttaCGTACCAGCACCGATGCTGGCAGCATTCAGCCCAAAGGGGTTGGACACAGTTGGGGTGCCCTGGGTGGTTGCTGAGCCCGTGCTCCCTTCACTGCTGGGTGCCTGACTCTGGGAAGCAGGGGGTGTGGGGCTCCAGGGGTTTGGCAATGGCTCTCTGTTCTCCGTCCGCAAAGGCTGAGAGCTCGAGCTGTCAGAATTCCCCGTCAAGGAAGAGAAAGGATTGCTGCCAAActagggaataaaaaaaaaaaggaacagatgGAATCAGTTAGTCCCAGCAGAGCAACCCCAACCCCAGCACTGAGCGAGCCAGGGAACAGCCGATCATATTCAGCCAAGTCCAGAATTTGCTAAACATGTGCCATGATCCGCCTCCTGAGAAATCTGCAATCCACAACACACCTCACTCAGAAAAAAACGGGCTCAGGAGTGGCCACAGCCTCAGATTCAGCTCCCAAATGCAGGGCTTCAAAATGCCCTTGTAAAACCAGCACCCAGACCTAGCAGTGGGTAATGCTGGACTGGAGTGTGTCTGCACagccctctgcagccaggcctgtgctccctcctcctgcactaCCAGCCAGCTGGATCTGAGCCAGCTCCGTACTGAAGGCATCAGGCTCCAGCTAatccagggagcagagggctgggCTAACAGTGACAGGGCCTGCCTATCAGTCAGGGCTGGCATCCAGCCTGCTGGGGAACTGCAGGAGCCAGAGCAGGTCTTTCCTCTGACACCTCAAGCCATGTCACAAGAGGCACTGCACCATGTTCTCCAGCCAGTGCCTGCCTGGAGTGGAGCCACGCTGTAGGAAAACTGCCCCatcagcagaggggacagggaaaaACACCCCCTAAAGACCCCCTTCCCACACTACACCCCACTGACAGAGCACAGCCATACCTgctccctggctgcactgaacATGGGCTCCTGGATGTCCGTGTACATCCGGCGCAGGGCGTTGTATCCTCCTGGAATGCTCTCGAGGTTACTCAAAGCACGGTCCTGGTTCCGCATCATCTCCTGCATCATGGCAGGGTTACGAGCCAACTCCATCGtctgggagaaggaggaaaaggtgGAAAGCTCAAGCTCCTCTcccaggagagagaggagaTAATTAAACCCAATTCacaggcagagagcagagagatCATTTATCCAAGCAGAGACAGACCAGGGATCCAGgctcctccccagccttgcTCAGCTCTCTTCCTTCTCAGCCTCAGTCCAGCTCCATGAGACTGTTCTGTTCCTAAGCAGTATCAGGACATCCCAACAGCCATATGTTCCCACTCAGACTGGATGGACTACATACAACAACTGGGAAGATGGATCCTTCCACCCTCTCCAGACTTTTGATGAGTCTCCCCTGCACAAAAAATATCCAGGTCTCATTTGAGGATCTGCTCAAGTACAGATTATTCACAATTTagtcctgcagctctggaattTCATGTATGGTCAACACAGCTGAAAGCAGAATGACTGAGAAGCAGATGGAAATGAGGCCTGTTCAGCACAACCCTCTTCACAAGCCTTCCCAGGAAACAGCAGAGTCCTGTTAATGGCTATTAACACCCTGATTCCCACTGATCCCTTAGGATTCCCTTGCAGTGAACCTTTGGTCTTCCAGACACTCAGTCTGGAAGGGGAAACAGGGGAAAAATTATAGCCCTCTAGGATCCCAGCCTACACTAATGCTCCTCACTGATACAGGTAGTGAAACATTCACTGTACAACTCTAGAGTCTCTACATAATCTGTCAAGAGAACTAGAGAGAAACAAAGAGCTTTTGCAATAGCTTCACTTCTCTAGCACTGTTTTTACTCCCATTCCTGAATCACACCACAGTAGCCTTGCAAGGAAAATCCCAGCATCTCCTTTTTTCCCAATGCACCATGAATTCAATAGCtctggaaggaagaaaagagttGCAAGGATGTGGGTTGAGCATTTAGTATTCACATAACTCAAGACCACCATCTGTTTGTGGGGAGCTCACAGCAGGAAGGAAGAGATCTCCAAAAACCACTGCCCTGGCATTCCCACTCCTCCTCTGCAGTGCAGACACTGATGTTGGTCCACAAAGACTCTCCTCAACAGTCTTTACTGAGCCCTGGTGTGACTCACCTGCCTCATGAGCTCTGGGTTATTGAGCATGTGGCTTATCTCTGGATTTCGCTCCATGAGCTGCTGCATCTGGGGATTGGCCATGATCATCTGCCTCATGAGGTCAGGGTTAGACATCATGTTCTGCACCAAGGGATTCTCCATGATCTGGGAAAGCATCTCTGGGTTGGACATCAGCTGCCGCTgcatctgctgctggagctccatGAAGTTGGCAGAGCCCATGCCGAGGTTGCCCAGCCCAGTGATGCCACCGAAGCCAGCTGGAGAGGGGACAACACATGGGAAGAGAGGCATGAGTCAGTAACTGTCAGAGAGGCCAGGCACAGCACTGCATCCCCACAAAGCCAGGGCTATCCTGTATTCCTacagcagccagctctgagtAAGGACAtccctacacacacacacctcaccaagtggcactgccttgagcagggacacagagctgtgccatgGGAGTGACTCAGGCAAAACCCATGGCAAGCACAGACAACAACAGGGGTCAAGAACCCCAAGTCCTTGGTCTAATCCCAGAAGATTCTTCCTTCTCCCAGTGCCCACTTACACAGGATGGATGCAGCACTGTTGGGGCCTCCATCTCCAGGGCCTCCCACGCTCCCTGACCCGCTGCTCCGTCTGCTGCCGCTCCCTGCGTCCGGACCAGCACTGCTGGATGTGGAGGGCTGAgatggggcagcaggagaagaaGGGCTTGCAGTGGGGGCAGAAGCAGCATTAGGGGCAGAAGCAGCAGATGTTGAATCTTGGACCCTGTAAAGGATAAAAAGCATTAAACTCCTGGTACTGGGGAAGAGCAAGGGGAGTCCTCTGTGGGTACACAGTGAgcaggctcccagcacagcagccagcccagcttctACCCCGTGTCTGCCTGCACTGATGCACAGCTGTGCTCCCAGATGCTTCCATCTGCTGCAATCTGCCTCCATCCCgcagcactgcagcccctgaCATGTCCTGGCCCACGCAGAGCTCCTGGATGGGTCTTACCCTGCGTTGTCTCCAGCTCTTCCTTGAATCCCACTGAACTATTTACTGCAGCCATATCCTTGAGCAATAAGTGTGCTTCAAACAGCAAAATccttctgctgctcccacagaaaCCACAGGAGGTTACAGCAGGGCTAGTGCATGGGGTAAACAACAATGTTCACTTCTGAATATTCCTATCAGTGCTTCTGGGGCAAAAAGAAGCATCAGCATTACTGTACAaagagggaaactgaggcacgagGCAGCCAGCACCTGTCTCACAAAGCCATGGAACCTTTCTGGCCAGCTGGGTTCcaaattcccagctctgccactggcTGCACCTTGATGCAAGGCTCCTGCTCCAACACAAATTGTCTGGAGCTGCTTTTAACCCACCCACACAGACACTGTGCTGTAAGCCACCACACAGCAGGTGCTGGACATCAGCTTTGCTGAATACACCAACCCAGGTTAGTACCTTCTTACCACAGTTATCCTCAAGAGTGTTACAGGAATTTGGAAGAGAACATTTAAAGATTTTCTGAAGCCTGTGCAGTCACAACAGTGAGCCTTGGACTAGTGCTGAAGAGCTTTCATTAAATTAGACCACAAAATTCACTTTACTCACCTCAATAATGCTGTTATGCCTCTGACAATAAGAACAATTAATtcctgttggttttttttttccaaaccaagaattattcatttttttatctccctttcctttttcactCTTCTAAAACTTGAAAAATCAACCCTGAAGGTCCCTGTCCACTGTCCAGACTAACCT includes:
- the UBQLN4 gene encoding ubiquilin-4 isoform X1, which encodes MAEPSGGGGGGGPGPGSGGEGQAGPGGALIRVTVKTPKDKEEIVIADGASVREFKEEISRRFKAKQDQLVLIFAGKILKDGDTLNQHGIKDGLTVHLVIKTPQKVQDSTSAASAPNAASAPTASPSSPAAPSQPSTSSSAGPDAGSGSRRSSGSGSVGGPGDGGPNSAASILSGFGGITGLGNLGMGSANFMELQQQMQRQLMSNPEMLSQIMENPLVQNMMSNPDLMRQMIMANPQMQQLMERNPEISHMLNNPELMRQTMELARNPAMMQEMMRNQDRALSNLESIPGGYNALRRMYTDIQEPMFSAAREQFGSNPFSSLTGNSDSSSSQPLRTENREPLPNPWSPTPPASQSQAPSSEGSTGSATTQGTPTVSNPFGLNAASIGAGMFNSPEMQGLLQQISENPQLMQNMISAPYMRSMMQTLAQNPDFAAQIMVNVPLFAGNPQLQEQLRLQLPVFLQQMQNPDSLSILTNPRAMQALLQIQQGLQTLQTEAPGLVPSLGSFGMPRMPPSSTGGSTIPENPVPSASTPASASPAGGGNPQQQLMQQMIQLLAGGSSQAQSPEVRFQQQLEQLNAMGFINREANLQALIATGGDINAAIERLLGSQPS
- the UBQLN4 gene encoding ubiquilin-4 isoform X2, giving the protein MAEPSGGGGGGGPGPGSGGEGQAGPGGALIRVTVKTPKDKEEIVIADGASVREFKEEISRRFKAKQDQLVLIFAGKILKDGDTLNQHGIKDGLTVHLVIKTPQKVQDSTSAASAPNAASAPTASPSSPAAPSQPSTSSSAGPDAGSGSRRSSGSGSVGGPGDGGPNSAASILSGFGGITGLGNLGMGSANFMELQQQMQRQLMSNPEMLSQIMENPLVQNMMSNPDLMRQMIMANPQMQQLMERNPEISHMLNNPELMRQTMELARNPAMMQEMMRNQDRALSNLESIPGGYNALRRMYTDIQEPMFSAAREQFGSNPFSSLTGNSDSSSSQPLRTENREPLPNPWSPTPPASQSQAPSSEGSTGSATTQGTPTVSNPFGLNAASIGAGMFNSPEMQGLLQQISENPQLMQNMISAPYMRSMMQTLAQNPDFAAQMQNPDSLSILTNPRAMQALLQIQQGLQTLQTEAPGLVPSLGSFGMPRMPPSSTGGSTIPENPVPSASTPASASPAGGGNPQQQLMQQMIQLLAGGSSQAQSPEVRFQQQLEQLNAMGFINREANLQALIATGGDINAAIERLLGSQPS